A genomic window from Martelella lutilitoris includes:
- a CDS encoding DUF599 domain-containing protein, with translation MTGIDILALCFFLLCWFVFDGLVSGRFGLIQRKSLTSAMMIHRRRWMKTALSRDLRMIDTQILSGLQNGTAFFASTSIFAIGGCFALMGEADRAQMLFEDLPGLIPSTRAAFEMKAGGLAAIFGYSFFKFGWSYRLFNYNTILFGALPMRDGANGEKAAERMAEQIAEVNIIAARHFNTGLRAIFLSIGYLGWFLGPYVFMATTAFVFMILTRRQYFSDARRTILEATQNESEERP, from the coding sequence ATGACGGGCATCGATATTCTCGCACTCTGTTTTTTTCTTCTCTGCTGGTTCGTCTTTGACGGCCTTGTCAGCGGGCGCTTCGGGCTGATCCAGCGCAAAAGCCTCACCTCGGCCATGATGATCCACCGCAGGCGCTGGATGAAGACGGCGCTTTCGCGCGATCTGAGGATGATCGACACGCAGATCCTCTCCGGCCTGCAGAACGGCACCGCCTTCTTCGCCTCGACCTCGATCTTCGCCATCGGCGGCTGTTTCGCGCTGATGGGCGAGGCCGACCGGGCGCAGATGCTGTTCGAGGACCTGCCGGGCCTGATCCCCTCGACCCGCGCGGCCTTCGAGATGAAGGCCGGCGGGCTCGCCGCGATCTTCGGCTATTCCTTCTTCAAGTTCGGCTGGTCCTATCGCCTGTTCAACTACAACACCATTCTGTTCGGCGCGCTGCCGATGCGCGACGGCGCGAACGGGGAAAAGGCCGCAGAGCGGATGGCCGAACAGATTGCCGAGGTCAACATCATCGCCGCGCGCCATTTCAACACGGGGCTGAGGGCGATTTTCCTGTCGATCGGCTATCTCGGCTGGTTTCTCGGGCCCTATGTGTTCATGGCGACTACGGCCTTCGTATTCATGATTCTGACGCGGCGACAGTATTTCTCCGATGCACGCCGGACCATCCTGGAAGCCACCCAAAACGAAAGCGAAGAGCGGCCATGA
- a CDS encoding heparan-alpha-glucosaminide N-acetyltransferase, translating to MTEKTSPATKGRRIHLIDAARGTALIAMAIYHFVWDLDFFGYVSPGLSTRGGWAIFAHLDAASFLFLAGYSLWMAHGASLRPRSFLKRLAILAAASLAITAVSFFATPNAIIYFGILHIIAVASVIGLLFRKVPAVITLVVAALALLAPHLIRFDALDPRYLAWIGMAAHPYPSSDYVPLLPWIAPFLAGFAASKLTLSWLRRQKQLPAQENPLTFLGRHSLIFYLVHQPVLYGLVYAATLVAPPNPAPAYLSACQATCVQTDEADFCRSYCACTLEALEQEGLLAPLMQNRTGDKDAVALGRIAMSCSIR from the coding sequence ATGACCGAGAAGACGAGCCCCGCGACGAAGGGCCGGCGCATCCACCTGATCGACGCGGCGCGCGGCACCGCGCTGATCGCCATGGCGATCTATCATTTTGTCTGGGATCTCGACTTCTTCGGCTATGTCTCCCCCGGTCTTTCAACCCGCGGCGGCTGGGCGATCTTTGCCCATCTCGACGCAGCAAGCTTCCTGTTCCTCGCGGGCTACAGCCTGTGGATGGCGCATGGCGCTTCCCTGAGACCGCGATCCTTCCTGAAACGCCTCGCCATCCTGGCGGCGGCCAGCCTTGCGATCACGGCGGTCTCGTTCTTCGCCACGCCGAACGCGATCATCTATTTCGGCATTCTCCACATCATCGCGGTCGCCTCGGTGATCGGTCTCCTGTTCCGCAAGGTGCCGGCCGTCATCACCCTCGTCGTCGCCGCGCTGGCCCTGCTCGCGCCGCATCTGATCCGCTTCGACGCGCTCGACCCGCGCTATCTCGCCTGGATCGGCATGGCCGCCCATCCCTACCCGTCGAGCGACTATGTGCCGCTGCTACCGTGGATCGCGCCCTTCCTCGCCGGGTTCGCCGCCTCAAAGCTCACGCTGTCCTGGCTGAGGCGGCAAAAACAGCTGCCGGCGCAGGAAAACCCGCTGACCTTTCTCGGCCGCCACAGCCTGATCTTCTACCTCGTTCACCAGCCGGTCCTCTACGGCCTCGTCTATGCCGCAACGCTGGTGGCGCCGCCAAACCCCGCGCCGGCCTATCTGTCAGCCTGCCAGGCAACCTGCGTACAGACGGACGAGGCGGACTTTTGCCGCTCCTACTGCGCCTGCACGCTCGAGGCGCTGGAACAGGAGGGATTGCTGGCCCCGCTGATGCAAAACCGGACCGGCGACAAGGATGCGGTCGCGCTCGGGCGGATCGCCATGTCGTGCAGCATAAGATAG
- a CDS encoding MerR family transcriptional regulator, whose product MVQKRFYSITELTREFGVSTRTLRFYEDEGLLQPERRGRTRLYSEKERVLIKEILRSRRIGLTLAEIRDMQNLFHRPPTEIDQLKQTMHEIKTRRDDLRQKRRDIDEMMGELDIAEETCLARLAEIGVGT is encoded by the coding sequence ATTGTGCAGAAGAGATTTTATTCGATTACAGAACTTACGCGCGAATTCGGGGTTTCCACCCGGACGCTCAGATTCTACGAGGACGAGGGCCTGCTCCAGCCCGAGCGACGCGGGCGCACGCGGCTCTACAGCGAAAAGGAGCGTGTGCTGATCAAGGAGATCCTGCGCAGCCGTCGCATCGGGCTGACGCTTGCTGAAATCAGGGACATGCAGAATCTGTTCCATCGCCCGCCGACCGAGATCGACCAGCTGAAGCAGACCATGCATGAAATCAAGACGCGACGCGACGATCTGCGCCAGAAGCGCCGCGACATTGACGAGATGATGGGTGAACTCGACATCGCCGAGGAAACGTGCCTGGCGCGTCTTGCCGAAATCGGCGTCGGCACCTGA
- the mgtE gene encoding magnesium transporter: MSHLDEEVLKETEARETTDDIYNEEGSVSAEFLAGVQQAIAEGNTDYLREEVANLHESELGDVIEALDYDSRPELVRLLGDEFDLTALTEVDEAIRLDIIESLPSEQLVSALSALDSDDAVYILEDLEDEERENILAKLPFTERIRLTRSLDYPESSAGRRMQTEFVAVPPFWTVGQTIDYMREDDDLPDSFSQIFVVDPTFRLLGAVDLDSILRTKRQVKIETIMRETNHPIDAELDQEEAAQVFEQYDLLSAAVVDNNGRLVGVLTIDDVVDVIHEEADEDIKRLGGVGDEELSDNVVRAVRSRFGWLLINMGTAFMSASVIGLFDESIGQMIALAVLMPVVASMGGNAGTQTMTVTVRALATRDLDIYNAARIIRREAGVGLFNGVVFALLIALVAGYWFDNPQLGGVVAAAMIINMFAAAMAGILIPLFLDRAGADPAISSSVFVTTTTDVIGFFSFLGIATWWFNI, from the coding sequence ATGAGCCATCTGGATGAAGAAGTGCTGAAAGAGACCGAAGCGCGCGAGACGACCGATGATATCTATAACGAGGAAGGGTCGGTCAGCGCCGAATTCCTCGCCGGCGTCCAGCAGGCGATAGCCGAAGGCAATACCGACTATCTTCGCGAGGAAGTGGCGAACCTCCACGAATCCGAGCTCGGCGACGTCATCGAAGCGCTGGACTATGACAGCCGGCCCGAACTGGTGCGGCTTCTCGGCGACGAGTTCGATCTGACGGCGCTGACCGAGGTCGACGAGGCGATCCGCCTCGACATCATCGAATCGCTGCCCTCCGAACAGCTCGTCAGTGCGCTGAGCGCCCTCGATTCGGACGACGCGGTCTATATCCTCGAAGACCTCGAGGACGAAGAGCGCGAGAATATCCTCGCCAAGCTGCCCTTTACCGAACGGATCAGGCTGACGCGCTCGCTCGACTATCCGGAAAGCTCCGCCGGCCGGCGCATGCAGACGGAATTCGTGGCGGTGCCGCCGTTCTGGACCGTCGGCCAGACCATCGATTACATGCGCGAGGACGATGACCTGCCTGATTCCTTTTCGCAGATCTTCGTCGTCGATCCGACCTTCCGACTGCTCGGCGCCGTCGATCTCGACAGCATCCTGCGCACCAAGCGCCAGGTGAAGATCGAGACGATCATGCGCGAGACCAACCACCCGATCGATGCCGAACTCGACCAGGAAGAGGCTGCTCAGGTCTTCGAACAGTACGACCTCCTCTCCGCCGCCGTCGTCGACAATAACGGGCGGCTTGTCGGCGTGCTGACCATCGACGATGTCGTCGACGTGATCCACGAGGAAGCGGATGAGGACATCAAGCGCCTCGGCGGCGTCGGCGACGAGGAGCTCTCCGACAATGTCGTCAGGGCGGTGCGCTCGCGTTTCGGCTGGCTGCTGATCAACATGGGCACGGCGTTCATGTCCGCGAGCGTTATCGGTCTCTTCGACGAATCGATCGGCCAGATGATCGCCCTTGCCGTGCTGATGCCCGTGGTCGCCTCCATGGGCGGCAATGCCGGCACCCAGACGATGACGGTGACGGTGCGCGCGCTCGCCACCCGCGACCTCGATATCTACAACGCGGCGCGGATCATCCGCAGGGAGGCCGGCGTCGGCCTGTTCAACGGCGTCGTCTTCGCCCTGCTCATCGCGTTAGTTGCGGGTTACTGGTTTGATAACCCGCAACTCGGCGGGGTTGTGGCCGCCGCCATGATTATCAACATGTTTGCCGCTGCCATGGCCGGCATTCTGATTCCGCTTTTTCTTGACCGGGCCGGCGCCGATCCCGCCATATCCTCGTCGGTTTTCGTCACCACGACCACCGATGTCATCGGCTTTTTCTCATTCTTGGGAATTGCGACCTGGTGGTTTAACATCTAG
- a CDS encoding FdhF/YdeP family oxidoreductase codes for MDHGSRDERKAAGGWEALIASGRSLISSGAPLSGAKALRKANQPDGFDCPGCAWGDPEHGSSFEFCENGVKAVSWEATERRADPALFGRLSVSELSRLDDHSLENHGRLTHPMRYNRATDHYEPVTWDDAFAGIASVLNALESPNEAQFYTSGRASNEAAFLYQLFVRIFGTNNMPDCSNMCHEASGVALTQAIGIGKGTVRLEDFEKADAIFVVGQNPGTNHPRMLGDLRRAAERGARIVAFNTLKERGLKRFADPQRKREMVLGGSAPIASDYFQPRLGGDMAAFRGMAKAVLAADRKARAETGTGVLDDVFIREHCHGFEDYVAAVDATGWGAIEDQSGLSRDDIEKAAAIYLDADNVICTWAMGITQHRHSVATIREIASFMMLRGQIGRPGAGLCPVRGHSNVQGDRTMGINDKPPASLLDALEKNFGFKPPRENGDSTIEAIGAMISGRSKAFIGLGGNFARAVPDSGFIEKALRGQRLTVHIATKLNASHTMPGENAYLLPCLGRTEIDLNTKGEPQLVTVEDSMSMVHGSAGINPPAGQELRSEIAIIAGIAERTVGSATIDWTALAEDYDRIRDLIEKTIPGFDDFNARVRRPRGFDLGNAAAERRWNTPTGRANFFTGTLPEKTACQDRQDAPDRFVLQTMRSHDQYNTTVYGMDDRYRGVYGERRVVFVNPTDIEALGAKPHQRVTITGPGEDGISRVAEGFKIIPYDIPRGCIAGYFPELNVLVPLSSYGEMSGTPTSKSVPVRLSLIEGPAAA; via the coding sequence ATGGATCACGGCAGCAGAGACGAACGCAAGGCAGCCGGCGGCTGGGAGGCCCTGATCGCCTCCGGCCGATCGCTCATCTCGAGCGGCGCGCCGCTGTCCGGGGCGAAGGCGCTCAGAAAGGCGAACCAGCCCGACGGCTTCGACTGTCCCGGCTGCGCCTGGGGCGATCCCGAGCACGGCTCTTCCTTCGAGTTCTGCGAGAATGGGGTGAAGGCCGTTTCCTGGGAAGCAACCGAACGGCGGGCCGATCCGGCTCTTTTCGGGCGGCTGTCGGTCAGCGAACTTTCAAGGCTCGACGACCACAGCCTCGAAAACCACGGACGCCTGACCCATCCCATGCGCTACAACCGCGCAACCGACCATTATGAGCCGGTCACATGGGACGATGCCTTTGCAGGCATTGCGTCGGTTCTGAACGCGCTTGAAAGCCCGAACGAGGCGCAGTTCTACACCTCCGGGCGCGCCAGCAACGAGGCGGCCTTTCTCTACCAGCTGTTCGTCCGCATCTTCGGCACCAACAACATGCCGGACTGTTCCAATATGTGCCACGAAGCCTCCGGCGTGGCGCTGACCCAGGCGATCGGCATCGGCAAGGGCACGGTCCGGCTTGAGGATTTCGAAAAGGCCGATGCGATCTTCGTCGTTGGGCAGAACCCGGGCACCAATCATCCGCGCATGCTGGGGGACCTGCGCAGGGCCGCCGAAAGGGGCGCGCGGATCGTTGCCTTCAACACGCTGAAGGAACGCGGGCTGAAGCGTTTCGCCGACCCGCAGCGCAAGCGCGAAATGGTGCTCGGCGGCAGCGCGCCGATCGCCAGCGACTATTTCCAGCCGCGGCTCGGCGGCGACATGGCCGCTTTCAGGGGCATGGCCAAGGCCGTGCTGGCGGCTGACCGCAAGGCGCGAGCCGAGACCGGAACGGGCGTTCTGGACGATGTTTTCATCCGCGAGCACTGCCACGGATTCGAGGACTATGTCGCCGCGGTCGACGCCACCGGCTGGGGGGCGATCGAGGATCAGTCGGGCCTGTCGCGCGACGATATCGAGAAGGCGGCGGCGATCTATCTTGATGCGGACAACGTGATCTGCACCTGGGCCATGGGAATTACGCAGCACCGGCATTCGGTGGCGACGATCCGCGAAATCGCAAGCTTCATGATGCTGCGCGGCCAGATCGGCAGGCCCGGCGCCGGCCTCTGCCCGGTGCGCGGCCACTCGAACGTGCAGGGCGACCGCACCATGGGCATCAACGACAAGCCGCCGGCCTCCCTTCTCGATGCGCTTGAGAAAAATTTCGGCTTCAAGCCGCCGCGCGAAAACGGCGACAGCACGATCGAGGCGATCGGCGCGATGATTTCCGGGCGTTCGAAGGCCTTCATCGGGCTTGGCGGCAACTTCGCCCGCGCCGTGCCGGACAGCGGCTTCATCGAAAAGGCGCTGCGCGGCCAGAGGCTGACCGTGCATATCGCCACAAAACTCAATGCAAGCCACACAATGCCGGGCGAAAACGCCTATCTCCTGCCCTGTCTCGGGCGCACCGAGATCGACCTCAATACAAAGGGCGAGCCGCAACTTGTCACCGTTGAGGATTCGATGAGCATGGTCCATGGCTCGGCGGGCATCAATCCGCCGGCAGGGCAAGAGCTGCGCTCCGAGATTGCCATCATCGCCGGGATTGCCGAAAGAACCGTCGGCTCGGCGACCATCGACTGGACGGCGCTTGCCGAGGACTATGACAGGATTCGCGACCTGATCGAGAAGACGATTCCCGGCTTTGACGACTTCAACGCGCGGGTGCGCCGGCCGCGCGGCTTCGATCTCGGCAATGCGGCGGCCGAGCGCCGCTGGAACACGCCGACCGGACGCGCCAACTTCTTCACCGGCACATTGCCCGAAAAGACCGCCTGCCAGGACCGGCAGGACGCGCCGGACCGCTTCGTGCTGCAGACCATGCGCAGCCACGATCAGTACAACACAACCGTCTACGGCATGGACGACCGCTATCGCGGAGTCTATGGCGAACGCCGGGTCGTCTTCGTCAACCCGACCGATATCGAGGCGCTTGGCGCGAAGCCGCATCAGCGCGTGACGATCACGGGACCGGGTGAAGACGGCATTTCGCGCGTGGCGGAAGGCTTCAAGATCATTCCCTATGACATCCCGCGCGGCTGTATCGCCGGTTATTTCCCCGAGCTCAACGTGCTGGTGCCGCTTTCGAGCTATGGCGAGATGAGCGGCACGCCGACATCGAAATCGGTTCCCGTGCGCCTGAGCCTGATTGAGGGGCCCGCCGCCGCATGA
- a CDS encoding putative bifunctional diguanylate cyclase/phosphodiesterase — MALLKNARIPRDRRSTIRLYAALTVLFFATLAAGTVFGGLAIRDAIRQERHEQAQARAEGFAKALKSVLQLTDNVGRALSEAFDDDGLEGYDSSVNAYLSSAPWTRAVILNRDGATRVSPQDLSVAMRALPVPDDGADQRKIFGPFELPNGERVLVYRYSFDAGNLELVVGFEAILEAVGLLELEETTQLSVRTVATPGPDELATAGESGLAVEDAIREDVRVDNATWTISVAPRALSDGLFDWGRAFRLAAGLLVIAFVAPFIALLLLFRARLRDNVNIRKSMMAVDNLPRHLDVALNASNIGLWEHDLETNVQIWDDQILRIYGIEGESHVQTFESWCARLHPDDQARFRRFSWEDAENDKGFLTEYRIITPGGLEKTIRSAGNAYRDADGKRKFVGVNWDVSADKALQEALAEAKARAEEQNVALEEARARMEEIALQDTLTGIPNRRHFEKRLAAAQAGGAMPEGMNIVLIDLDGFKTINDTMGHFFGDDVLRYAAETFMKNLGPDDFLARTGGDEFVALMPATSDVENFAATVTAAFSKPLRIDGRSCRLGVSLGIATAEDSSDTASDLLIKADLALYEAKNRGRGRTVNYTSNLMAKTFALKRLADELQEAVENGEITAHYQPIFDVRTSTIVGVEALARWQHPRRGVLEPKAFLDVAEQLGLLHAIDDTVFQKAVAVIERSKAAGVPLPGISVNISSQRLRDPLLLDQLASINLPPDTVHFELLESIPFDRPDTALIKTVNAIRKLGIGIDLDDFGSGYASLVGLNQVRPDRLKIAGQLIAPITGSEESLQIVETIVRIARTFNIGVICEGVTSKAHYKKLEALGCFLQQGYYFSRPMDEDQFIDFMRTRSGLE, encoded by the coding sequence ATGGCGCTGCTGAAGAACGCCAGGATCCCGCGCGACAGGCGTTCCACGATCAGGCTCTACGCGGCGCTGACGGTGCTGTTCTTCGCGACGCTGGCGGCGGGAACGGTTTTCGGCGGGCTTGCCATCCGCGATGCGATCCGCCAGGAACGCCATGAACAGGCGCAAGCGCGCGCCGAAGGCTTCGCAAAGGCGCTGAAATCGGTGTTGCAACTGACCGACAATGTCGGCCGGGCTCTTTCCGAGGCCTTTGATGACGATGGTCTTGAAGGCTACGATAGCTCGGTCAACGCCTATCTGTCTTCCGCGCCCTGGACACGGGCCGTCATCCTCAACCGCGACGGCGCAACCCGCGTTTCGCCGCAGGACCTGTCTGTCGCCATGCGAGCGCTTCCGGTTCCGGACGACGGCGCCGATCAGCGCAAGATCTTCGGTCCCTTCGAACTTCCGAACGGCGAGCGGGTCCTCGTCTACCGCTATTCCTTCGATGCAGGCAACCTGGAACTCGTCGTCGGTTTCGAGGCGATCCTCGAAGCTGTCGGCCTTCTCGAACTCGAGGAAACGACACAGCTCAGCGTCAGGACCGTGGCAACCCCCGGTCCCGACGAACTCGCCACGGCCGGCGAAAGCGGCCTGGCCGTCGAAGACGCGATCCGTGAGGATGTCCGCGTCGACAACGCGACCTGGACCATCAGCGTGGCCCCGCGCGCCCTTTCGGATGGCCTGTTCGACTGGGGCCGGGCATTCCGGCTCGCCGCCGGCCTGCTCGTCATTGCTTTTGTTGCGCCCTTCATCGCCCTGCTCCTGCTGTTTCGCGCGCGTCTCAGGGACAATGTCAACATCCGCAAAAGCATGATGGCGGTCGACAATCTGCCCCGCCATCTCGATGTCGCCCTCAACGCTTCCAATATCGGCCTGTGGGAACATGATCTGGAAACAAACGTCCAGATCTGGGACGACCAGATTCTGCGAATCTACGGCATTGAGGGAGAGAGCCATGTGCAGACATTCGAAAGCTGGTGCGCCAGACTGCACCCGGACGATCAGGCCCGTTTCCGCCGTTTCAGCTGGGAGGATGCCGAAAACGACAAGGGTTTCCTGACCGAATACCGCATCATAACGCCGGGCGGGCTGGAGAAGACCATTCGTTCCGCCGGCAACGCCTATCGCGATGCCGACGGCAAGCGCAAATTCGTCGGCGTGAACTGGGACGTTTCGGCCGACAAGGCGCTTCAGGAGGCGCTGGCGGAGGCCAAGGCCAGGGCGGAGGAACAGAATGTCGCGCTGGAGGAGGCCCGCGCACGCATGGAAGAGATCGCCCTGCAGGATACGCTGACGGGCATTCCCAACCGGCGCCATTTCGAGAAGCGGCTGGCTGCCGCCCAGGCCGGCGGCGCCATGCCGGAAGGCATGAACATCGTCTTGATCGACCTTGACGGGTTCAAGACCATCAACGACACAATGGGACATTTCTTCGGCGACGACGTTCTGCGCTACGCTGCCGAAACCTTCATGAAAAATCTCGGCCCCGACGATTTTCTGGCGCGCACCGGCGGCGACGAATTCGTCGCCCTGATGCCGGCGACGAGCGATGTCGAGAACTTCGCCGCCACCGTCACGGCGGCCTTCTCGAAACCGCTGCGCATTGACGGGCGCTCCTGCCGGCTGGGCGTCAGTCTCGGCATCGCCACCGCGGAGGATTCGAGCGACACGGCCTCGGATCTTCTGATCAAGGCGGACCTGGCGCTGTACGAAGCCAAGAATCGCGGGCGCGGGCGCACGGTGAACTACACCAGCAACCTGATGGCGAAGACCTTTGCCCTCAAGCGCCTGGCCGACGAGCTTCAGGAGGCGGTCGAGAACGGCGAGATCACCGCCCACTACCAGCCGATCTTCGATGTCCGGACCTCGACGATCGTCGGCGTGGAGGCGCTCGCCCGCTGGCAGCATCCGCGCCGGGGCGTGCTCGAGCCGAAAGCCTTCCTCGATGTCGCCGAACAGCTGGGGCTGCTGCACGCGATCGATGACACCGTCTTCCAGAAAGCGGTCGCCGTGATCGAACGCAGCAAGGCGGCGGGCGTGCCGCTGCCCGGCATCTCGGTCAACATCTCCTCCCAGCGCCTGCGCGACCCGTTGCTTCTCGACCAGCTCGCTTCGATCAACCTTCCGCCGGACACGGTTCACTTCGAACTGCTCGAATCGATCCCCTTCGACCGGCCGGACACCGCCCTGATCAAAACCGTCAACGCCATCAGGAAACTTGGCATCGGCATCGATCTCGACGATTTCGGCTCGGGCTATGCCTCGCTCGTGGGCCTCAACCAGGTGCGTCCCGACCGGCTGAAGATCGCCGGCCAGCTCATTGCCCCGATCACCGGCTCGGAGGAAAGTCTGCAGATCGTCGAGACCATCGTGCGTATCGCGCGGACCTTCAACATCGGCGTCATTTGCGAGGGCGTTACCTCGAAGGCCCACTACAAGAAACTGGAAGCGCTTGGCTGCTTCCTCCAGCAGGGCTATTATTTCTCGCGCCCCATGGATGAGGACCAGTTCAT